The proteins below come from a single Mangifera indica cultivar Alphonso chromosome 16, CATAS_Mindica_2.1, whole genome shotgun sequence genomic window:
- the LOC123198988 gene encoding TMV resistance protein N-like — MRSAFHDLQLMASSSSSYSSITPKLEYEVFLSFHGVDTRTNITSHLYEAFCQKKIKTFIDDKLTRGEEISAFLLKAIEHSKISVIIFSKGYASSRWCLKELEEIVKCKNTYDRIVIPVFYDVDPSDVRNQTGDFGKAFAELEKRFMDDSEMLQRWRTALRDAASLSGYDSKNSR, encoded by the coding sequence ATGCGAAGTGCCTTTCATGACTTGCAGTTAATggcctcctcttcttcttcttattcctCTATTACTCCTAAATTAGAGTATGAGGTTTTCCTTAGTTTCCATGGTGTGGACACCCGAACAAACATTACCAGCCATCTGTATGAAGCCTTTTGtcagaaaaagattaaaactttcattgatgataagCTTACtagaggagaagaaatttctgCCTTTCTTTTAAAGGCAATTGAACATTCAAAGATCTcggttatcattttctctaaaggcTACGCTTCCTCCAGATGGTGTCTCAAAGAACTTGAAGAGATTGTTAAATGTAAGAACACATATGATCGGATCGTAATACCAGTCTTCTATGACGTAGATCCATCTGATGTCAGGAATCAAACTGGGGATTTTGGGAAAGCATTTGCTGAGCTTGAAAAGCGTTTTATGGATGATTCAGAGATGTTGCAGAGATGGAGGACTGCTTTGAGGGATGCAGCCAGCTTGTCTGGTTATGATTCAAAGAACTCTAGGTAA
- the LOC123198989 gene encoding disease resistance protein RPV1-like encodes MASSSSSSITPKQEYDVFLSFRGVDTRANITSHLYEAFCQKKIRTFIDDNLIRGEEIFPSLLKAIEHSKISVIIFSKGYASSKWCLKELEEIIKCKNKYDQVVIPVFYDVDPSDVRNQTGDFGNSFAKLENRFMNDSKMLQEWRTALRNAANLSGFHSKNYRNEASLVKNIIDHILKRLDYHFSTIHTKNLVGLDSSIEEIEDLLCTKGVRKLGIWGIGGIGKTTLANAVFNKIFKQFEDSFFIKNIREESEKIGGLNDIRQKVNHALLGDINPNIGFIFPIERLSHKKVLIVFDDVTTNFKQMEFLREVSDNLDFESRIIITTRDKHVLTNCGVHHIHKMKELPFDKAIQLFTLYAFGENNPTRDYIGLSSSVVACAKRLPLALKVLGSFLFKRTKREWESALKNLKINSHGDIHKVLKTSYDGLNDKEKNLFLDIACFFKGYKRDLIEPILNVRDFDSHIYINLLIEKCLITISFDTITMHDLLEEMGREIVQQESIDDPGKRSWLWDHKDIFSILKHNTGTRAIRSIRLDMSKVEELHLNPKTFNNMQNLRFLEFYVSEPKNKVTESDSSTGRHNLRFLKKNSFKEGKKVHGFEKLKFDFSELRYFCWHGYSAKSLPPNFNPKNLVALHMHNSKVKQLWTDNQKLVNLKHINLNHSKHLCRVPDFSLIPNLESLIFEDCTNLLDSFSSIHNLHKLVILNLCGCKSFDNLPISVHWQSLREINLSNCSNLRTVPYLPCTVEELYLDGTTIKELRSIEHLYKLEKLSLRKCSRLERLLYAVSKCAVPLTLERSSSYRKSEISKISGQRPETRDQRPEIECYKLLF; translated from the exons atggcttcctcttcttcttcttccattacTCCTAAACAAGAATATGACGTTTTCCTTAGTTTCCGTGGTGTGGACACCCGAGCAAACATTACCAGCCATCTTTATGAAGCTTTTTGTCAGAAAAAGATTAgaactttcattgatgataacCTTATCagaggagaagaaatttttCCATCTCTTTTGAAGGCAATTGAGCATTCAAAGATTTCAgtaatcattttctctaaaggcTACGCTTCTTCCAAATGGTGTCTCAAAGAACTTGAAGAgataattaaatgtaaaaacaAGTATGATCAAGTTGTAATACCGGTCTTTTATGACGTAGATCCATCTGATGTCAGGAATCAAACTGGGGATTTTGGGAATTCGTTTGCTAAGCTTGAAAATCGTTTTATGAATGATTCAAAGATGTTGCAGGAATGGAGGACAGCTTTGAGGAATGCAGCCAACCTTTCTGGTTTTCATTCAAAGAACTATCG gAATGAGGCATCacttgtaaaaaatattatcgaTCATATCTTGAAAAGATTGGATTATCACTTCTCAACAATTCACACCAAGAACCTTGTTGGACTAGATTCATCAATCGAGGAGATTGAAGATTTATTATGTACAAAAGGTGTTCGCAAGCTTGGAATTTGGGGCATTGGGGGCATAGGTAAGACTACTCTTGCTAATGCTGTTTTCAACAAAATCTTTAAACAGTTTGAAGAttctttcttcattaaaaatattagagaagaatcaGAGAAAATCGGAGGATTAAATGACATCCGCCAAAAAGTCAATCATGCACTCTTAGGGGATATAAATCCCAATATCGGATTCATCTTCCCAATAGAAAGGCTTAGTCATAAGAAAGTTCTCATTGTGTTTGATGATGTGACtacaaatttcaaacaaatgGAATTTTTAAGGGAAGTTTCTGACAACTTGGATTTCGAGAGTCGAATAATCATAACTACAAGGGATAAGCATGTCCTAACAAATTGTGGAGTGCATCACATACACAAGATGAAAGAATTACCTTTTGATAAAGCCATTCAACTTTTTACATTGTATGCCTTTGGAGAAAACAACCCAACAAGAGATTATATTGGGCTATCATCAAGTGTAGTAGCATGTGCTAAACGTCTTCCACTAGCTCTTAAAGTTTTAGGTTCCTTTCTGTTCAAGAGGACAAAGAGAGAATGGGAAAGTGCactaaaaaacttgaaaattaatAGTCATGGGGATATCCATAAGGTGTTAAAAACAAGTTATGATGGATTAAAtgataaagagaaaaatttatttttagatattgcatGTTTCTTTAAAGGATATAAAAGAGATCTCATAGAACCGATCTTGAATGTTCGTGACTTTGactctcatatttatataaatcttctGATTGAAAAGTGTCTCATAACTATATCATTTGACACCataacaatgcatgatttacttGAAGAAATGGGTAGAGAAATTGTTCAACAAGAATCAATTGATGATCCTGGTAAACGTAGTTGGTTGTGGGATCATAAggatatattttcaatattgaagCACAATACG GGAACTAGAGCAATTCGGAGCATACGCTTGGATATGTCTAAAGTAGAAGAGTTGCATTTAAATCCCAAAACTTTCAACAATATGCAGAACTTAAGATTCTTGGAATTTTATGTTTCCGAACCTAAAAATAAGGTGACTGAATCTGATTCCTCTACAGGGCGCCATAACTTAagattcttaaaaaaaaatagcttCAAGGAAGGAAAGAAGGTGCATGGTTTTgagaaacttaaatttgatttctctGAGTTAAGGTACTTTTGCTGGCATGGATATTCTGCCAAATCATTGCcaccaaattttaatccaaagaaCCTTGTTGCACTTCATATGCATAATAGCAAAGTTAAACAACTTTGGACTGATAACCAG aAACTGgttaatttgaaacatattaACCTCAATCACTCTAAGCATTTATGCAGAGTACCGGATTTTTCACTTATACCAAATCTTGAGAGCCTGATTTTTGAAGATTGCACAAATTTACTCGATAGTTTCTCATCTATCCATAATCTCCATAAACTTGTTATCCTTAATCTATGTGGATGCAAAAGCTTTGATAATCTTCCAATTAGTGTTCATTGGCAATCTCTTCGAGAAATTAATCTCTCTAATTGCTCAAATCTTAGAACAGTTCCATATCTCCCATGCACAGTTGAAGAGCTATATTTAGATGGAACAACCATAAAAGAATTGCGATCAATAGAGCATCTATACAAACTAGAGAAATTGAGTCTTAGAAAATGTTCAAGGCTTGAAAG ACTACTTTATGCGGTTAGCAAATGTGCTGTACCATTGACACTTGAAAGATCCTCTTCCTATAGAAAGTCTGAA ATAAGCAAGATCAGTGGACAGAGACCAGAAACCAGAGACCAGAGACCAGAGATTGAATGCTATAAATTGCTCTTTTAA
- the LOC123198990 gene encoding transcription factor TGA4-like produces MTSTVAKADVFHVMSGMWKTVAERFFFWRGGFRPSELLKVLVLHLDTLTDSQYMEVNNLRQSCQQAEDALTQGIEKLQSTLAETVAAGQLVGGGYIPRIPTAMEMLEALVSFVNQVRIRIIAQSRMALFWILPMCR; encoded by the exons ATGACATCTACTGTTGCAAAAGCAGATGTTTTTCATGTAATGTCTGGCATGTGGAAGACAGTAGCTGAACGGTTTTTCTTTTGGAGAGGAGGATTTCGCCCTTCTGAGCTTCTCAAG GTTCTCGTGCTGCATCTTGACACACTGACTGATTCACAATATATGGAAGTTAATAATCTAAGACAGTCATGCCAGCAAGCAGAAGATGCTCTGACTCAAGGCATTGAGAAATTGCAGTCGACTCTTGCTGAAACTGTGGCTGCTGGTCAATTGGTAGGAGGAGGTTACATCCCAAGGATACCAACGGCAATGGAGATGTTGGAAGCTCTAGTCAGCTTTGTGAACCAGGTAAGAATCCGCATCATTGCTCAGTCAAGAATGGCTTTATTCTGGATTCTTCCAATGTGTAGGTGA